The Amycolatopsis coloradensis sequence CGGAGGGTTCTGGTTGATCTCGGCGGCCTGGGTGCGGCTGCACGAGGCGGCGCGGGAGGACCGGCTGGCCACCACCGGGCCCTACGCGCGGGTCAGGCATCCGCAGTACGACGGCTTCCTGCTGGTGATGATCGGGTTCCTGCTGCAATGGCCGACCATCCCCACCCTGATCATGTTCCCGATCCTCGTGGTGGTCTACACGCGGCTGGCGCGCAGCGAGGAACGTGAAGTCGCGCGACGGTTCGGCGAGCAGTGGACCGCTTACGCCGCGCGTGTCCCGGCATTCCTGCCCCGGCCGCGAACGACGCAGGATGAACGATCCCGGAGGTAGCGATGAGCACGAACGCGGTGCGTGCGGGGCTCGCCGGAGCCGGGGCCCTCGCACTGTTCTACGCGGTGGTCGTCGGTGTCGCAGGCGGACTGGAGCACCTGGGTCGGCAGGCGGTCGAGGACTGGCCGTGGCTGATGCTGATCCTGGGCGGATTCGGCACCCAGGTCGGGCTCTTCGTCGAACTGCGCCGACGCAGGCGGCTGCACGCGGATGTGCGTGCCGCGACCGGTGGTGGCGCGGGAGCGTCCGCGGTCGGCATGGTGGCCTGCTGCGCGCACCACATCGCCGACCTCGTCCCGATCATCGGCGCGTCGGGTGCCGCGGTGTTCCTGACCGACTACCGGACTCCGATCATGGCGGCCGGAGTGGCGATCAACGCGGCGGGTGTGCTCTTCGCCGTGCGCAGGCTACGCCGCGTCTCAGTCCCGTTAGGACGGTGAGATTCCATGGTGCACATCACCACATCATGGCGCGGAGTCGCCATCCTCGGCGCGATCGCGCTCGTCGTCGTCGGAGTGGTCGCGTGGTCGCTCACTCGTTCTGACGAGGCGCCGGCGGCGGGTCTGGGCACGCGGACCGTGCGGGCGGGCGAGGTCGAGGTGACGATGACGGCGCTGACCCTGGACCGCTCCGGCGCCGTGTTCGAGATCGAATTCGACACGCATACGGTGGACTTGGGCCTGGACCCGGCCGCCGCGGCCCGCCTGACAGTGAACGGCACGTCCGCGGGCGGAGCGGGCTGGGACGGCCAGGGGCCCGGCGGGCATCACCGCGAGGGCACCCTGCGGTTCAGCACGCCGATTCCACCGGCCGCCGCGGTCGAGCTCCGCATCACCGGGCTCCCCCAAGACGCCACGGGCACCTGGATCGCGCCATGACCACCGTCGAACGACCGGTACGGACCTTCGTTCTCGACGCGGCGGGCATCGAGAAGAGCTATCGGCGCGGACTGCGGCACCGGCAGAACATCCTGCGGGGCGCGGACATCACGCTGCGTCCCGGCGAGGTCGTCGGGCTGGTCGGCGAGAACGGGTCGGGGAAGTCGACGTTCATGAAAATCCTCGTCGGGGCGCTGCGCGCGGACGCGGGCACCGTCGTGGTCGACGGCAAGCTCGGGTACTGCCCGCAGGAACCGGTGTTCTACGAGCGGCTCACCTGCGACGAGCACTTCGAGTTGTTCGGCCGCGCCTATCGGATGAGCCCGGCCGCGGAACGGCGAGCCCGGCGCGAACTGTACGCGGCGCTCGGTTTCGAGCGGTACGCGTCGACCCGAGCCGACCGGCTCTCGGGTGGCACGCTGGCGAAGCTGAACCTGGGCTTGGCGCTGCTCGCCGATCCGGAGGTGCTGCTGCTGGACGAGCCCTACGCCGGGTTCGACTGGGATACCTACGTCAAGTTTTGGCAACTGGTCGCCCAGCGCCGCGAACAGGGGCGCTCGGTTCTGATCATCAGCCATTTCGTCGCCGACGAGGAACGCTTCGACCGGATCGTCCAGCTACGCGACGGACGGGCGGAACCGAGATGACGACGCTGTTGTTCGTGCGCCGGTTCCTCGCCGACTACGTCCGTAACCCGGTCAACCTGCTGGTGCTCGTGCTGGTCCCGGTGGTGTTCGTCGTGATCGCCGCCGGGTCGATGGCCGAGGCGGCGAAGCTGCTCGGTGGCACCGGTCCGTCGGTGGAGACGGCCTCGGCGGGCTGGGCGGCCGGATTCCTGGCCGGTATCGCCATGTACTTCCAGCTGAGGTCGGCGCGTGCGGCCGACCGCCGGCTGGTGCTCGCCGGCCTGCCCGCCGATCGTCTGGTCGCCGCGCGC is a genomic window containing:
- a CDS encoding isoprenylcysteine carboxylmethyltransferase family protein, coding for MADAAYGLWPLVVLNIALFVVFAMSFFRPHTNRDWRAMGAFAAFLVALFTEMYGIPLTIYLLGSWLGSRFPLLRDTHAGGHLWNDLIGWTGDPHLSPFHLASYLAIAGGFWLISAAWVRLHEAAREDRLATTGPYARVRHPQYDGFLLVMIGFLLQWPTIPTLIMFPILVVVYTRLARSEEREVARRFGEQWTAYAARVPAFLPRPRTTQDERSRR
- a CDS encoding ABC transporter ATP-binding protein, translating into MTTVERPVRTFVLDAAGIEKSYRRGLRHRQNILRGADITLRPGEVVGLVGENGSGKSTFMKILVGALRADAGTVVVDGKLGYCPQEPVFYERLTCDEHFELFGRAYRMSPAAERRARRELYAALGFERYASTRADRLSGGTLAKLNLGLALLADPEVLLLDEPYAGFDWDTYVKFWQLVAQRREQGRSVLIISHFVADEERFDRIVQLRDGRAEPR